One region of Thiorhodovibrio frisius genomic DNA includes:
- the bchC gene encoding chlorophyll synthesis pathway protein BchC, with amino-acid sequence MPIDMNTLAVVLEQPEQLAVRRLDLTPPSPADCVVGIHWSGISTGTERLLWSGRMPPFPGLAYPLVPGYESVGQILAAGEDSGRVEGEQVFVPGARCYGEVAGLFGGAASRVVAPGNRLLPLPANMGEKGVLMALAATAHHAIAPEVATGQAHSGQTPDLIIGHGVLGRLLARLAVVMGGKPVVWERNPERVAGAEGYQVIDPASDERRDYRCICDVSGDSKLLDILIARMAPGGEIVLGGFYEAPLSFDFPPAFMRELRLRVAAEFKEPDLIAVKSLIESGRLSFDGLITHRLPADQAAEAYVTAFSDPSCLKMILDWRHVDV; translated from the coding sequence ATGCCCATCGACATGAACACCCTTGCGGTCGTTCTAGAGCAGCCCGAGCAGCTCGCGGTCAGGCGTTTGGACCTGACCCCGCCGAGCCCGGCTGACTGTGTCGTGGGCATTCACTGGAGCGGCATCAGCACCGGGACCGAGCGTTTGCTCTGGTCCGGGCGGATGCCGCCTTTTCCGGGCTTGGCTTATCCATTAGTGCCAGGCTATGAGTCAGTCGGCCAGATCCTGGCGGCCGGTGAGGACAGCGGTCGGGTTGAAGGTGAGCAGGTGTTCGTGCCTGGCGCGCGTTGTTACGGTGAGGTAGCCGGTCTTTTCGGCGGTGCTGCTTCTCGTGTCGTTGCACCAGGCAACCGCTTGCTACCCCTGCCGGCCAATATGGGTGAAAAAGGCGTCCTGATGGCGCTGGCGGCTACCGCGCATCATGCCATCGCACCAGAGGTCGCGACCGGCCAGGCGCATTCTGGCCAAACACCTGATCTCATTATTGGTCATGGTGTTCTGGGTCGCCTGTTGGCTCGTTTGGCCGTCGTCATGGGTGGCAAGCCGGTCGTCTGGGAGCGCAACCCCGAGCGGGTCGCCGGCGCCGAGGGCTACCAGGTGATCGACCCCGCCAGCGATGAGCGCCGGGATTATCGTTGCATCTGCGACGTCAGCGGCGACAGCAAGCTGCTCGATATCCTGATCGCACGCATGGCCCCGGGTGGCGAGATCGTTTTGGGGGGCTTCTACGAGGCGCCGCTTTCGTTCGACTTCCCGCCCGCCTTTATGCGCGAGTTGCGCCTGCGGGTGGCGGCAGAATTCAAAGAGCCCGACCTGATCGCGGTGAAAAGCCTGATCGAGTCTGGGCGCCTGTCCTTCGATGGGCTGATTACGCACAGACTGCCGGCAGATCAAGCGGCGGAGGCTTATGTCACCGCCTTCTCCGACCCGAGCTGCCTGAAGATGATTCTTGACTGGAGGCATGTCGATGTTTAA